One Streptomyces sp. B21-105 genomic region harbors:
- the secD gene encoding protein translocase subunit SecD, producing the protein MNRSPHIRGLIALAAVALPLYVALTVPVHLGLDLRGGTQIVLETRPTAAAAADADGEATDRTVEVLRGRIDALGVAEPGIARSGSDRIVVELPGLQDPRKAADVLGRTAQLTFHQVLGTAAEADDLPTPLPKRPREQVMADESGQLLRLQAPSLTGKDVERAAARFDQQGGAGWHVTVDFRGSGEQGWARLTGEAACRAAGDPARRVAIVLDDKIISSPQVDPSVACRSGISGGSTQITGTFNDSEAKELALLINGGALPVPVETIEQRTVGPTLGAEAIRASAWAAVIGTALTSLFIIAVYRLMGALATVALACYGLISYAALAALGATLTLPGLAGFVLAIGMAVDANVLVFERAREEYAARHRPTPRSSLTAGFRRAFSAIADSNITTLIAAGLLFFLASGPVRGFGVTLGIGVLASMLSALVITRALADYAVARPRLRRRPHLTGIAHTGTVRDRLARTHPNLMRHPRRWLAASAAALVLAASGIAVRGLDFGVEFTGGRLIEYTTAAPVDADRARTALADAGFPRAVVQTSGENQLTVRTHHLSNTQAAAITNTITDLTRQADKIRDEAIGPSLGKELRQGALIALAVALAAQLIYLAARFRWLLGTSAVAALAHDVVILIGLFAWLGKPVDGVFLAALLTVIGYSVNDSVVVFDRIRELGRHDRKMPFVRIANQALLQTLPRTVNTGMGAAFILTALAVLGGDTLTDFALALLIGLAVGTYSSMFTATPLAIVLHQHGGTGRIPAVRASARR; encoded by the coding sequence GTGAACCGATCCCCGCACATCAGAGGGCTGATCGCCCTCGCTGCCGTTGCCCTGCCCCTGTACGTCGCGCTCACCGTGCCCGTCCACCTCGGACTCGATCTGCGGGGCGGCACCCAGATCGTGCTGGAGACCCGCCCCACCGCCGCTGCCGCTGCCGACGCCGACGGTGAGGCGACGGACCGCACCGTGGAGGTGCTGCGCGGCCGCATCGACGCGCTCGGTGTCGCCGAACCCGGCATCGCCCGCTCCGGCAGCGACCGGATCGTCGTCGAACTGCCCGGCCTGCAAGATCCCCGCAAGGCGGCCGACGTGCTCGGCCGCACCGCCCAGCTCACCTTCCACCAGGTACTCGGCACGGCAGCCGAGGCCGACGACCTGCCCACTCCGCTGCCCAAGCGGCCCCGCGAGCAGGTCATGGCCGACGAGTCCGGCCAACTTCTGCGCCTTCAGGCGCCCTCACTGACCGGCAAGGACGTCGAGAGAGCAGCGGCCCGCTTCGACCAGCAGGGCGGTGCCGGATGGCATGTCACCGTCGACTTCAGGGGATCGGGCGAACAGGGGTGGGCCCGCCTGACCGGCGAGGCCGCCTGCCGTGCGGCCGGGGACCCGGCCCGCCGGGTCGCCATCGTCCTGGACGACAAGATCATCTCTTCGCCGCAGGTCGACCCGTCCGTCGCCTGCCGGTCCGGCATCAGCGGCGGCTCCACCCAGATCACCGGCACCTTCAACGACAGCGAAGCGAAAGAGCTGGCCCTGCTCATCAACGGCGGCGCCCTGCCGGTTCCGGTCGAGACCATCGAGCAGCGCACCGTCGGCCCCACCCTGGGCGCGGAAGCCATCAGGGCCAGCGCCTGGGCCGCCGTCATCGGCACCGCCCTGACCTCGCTGTTCATCATCGCCGTCTACCGGCTCATGGGCGCCCTGGCCACCGTCGCCCTGGCCTGCTACGGCCTCATCTCCTACGCCGCCCTCGCCGCCCTCGGCGCCACCCTCACCCTGCCCGGCCTCGCCGGCTTCGTGCTGGCCATCGGCATGGCGGTCGACGCCAACGTGCTCGTCTTCGAACGCGCCCGCGAGGAGTACGCCGCTCGCCACCGCCCCACCCCGCGGTCCTCCCTGACTGCCGGATTCCGCAGGGCCTTCAGCGCGATCGCCGACTCCAACATCACCACCCTCATCGCCGCCGGCCTGCTGTTCTTCCTCGCCTCCGGACCTGTGCGCGGATTCGGCGTCACGCTGGGCATCGGCGTCCTCGCCTCCATGCTCAGCGCCCTCGTCATCACCCGAGCCCTCGCCGACTACGCCGTCGCCCGCCCCCGCCTGCGCCGCCGTCCCCACCTCACCGGCATCGCCCACACCGGCACCGTCCGCGATCGCCTCGCCCGTACCCACCCGAACCTGATGCGCCACCCGCGCCGGTGGCTGGCCGCCTCCGCCGCCGCCCTCGTCCTGGCCGCCTCCGGCATCGCCGTGCGCGGCCTCGACTTCGGCGTCGAATTCACCGGTGGCCGCCTCATCGAATACACCACGGCCGCCCCCGTCGACGCCGACCGGGCCCGCACCGCGCTCGCCGACGCGGGATTCCCCCGGGCCGTCGTCCAGACCTCCGGCGAGAACCAACTCACCGTCCGTACCCACCACTTGAGCAACACCCAGGCAGCGGCGATCACCAACACCATCACGGACCTGACCCGCCAAGCCGACAAGATCCGCGACGAAGCCATCGGCCCCAGCCTCGGCAAGGAACTACGCCAAGGCGCCCTCATCGCCCTCGCTGTCGCCCTCGCCGCCCAGCTGATCTATCTCGCGGCACGCTTCCGCTGGCTCCTGGGCACCTCGGCGGTCGCCGCCCTCGCCCACGACGTCGTGATCCTCATCGGCCTCTTCGCCTGGCTCGGCAAGCCCGTCGACGGCGTCTTCCTGGCCGCGCTGCTTACCGTGATCGGCTACTCCGTCAACGACTCCGTCGTCGTCTTCGACCGCATCAGGGAACTCGGCCGCCACGACCGCAAGATGCCCTTCGTCCGCATCGCCAACCAGGCGCTTCTGCAGACCCTGCCCCGCACCGTCAACACCGGCATGGGCGCCGCATTCATCCTCACCGCCCTGGCCGTCCTCGGCGGCGACACCCTGACCGACTTCGCCCTCGCCCTCCTCATCGGCCTCGCGGTGGGCACGTACTCCTCGATGTTCACCGCAACACCGCTGGCCATCGTCCTGCACCAGCACGGCGGGACTGGTCGCATCCCTGCGGTCAGGGCCAGCGCGCGCCGCTGA
- a CDS encoding TraR/DksA family transcriptional regulator: MSLDTPQTETRPERLTAHEALQRLEHERASRLTQLRAIDEARADAEEQVMSTQKDTIQRVLAEVEAAFARVQDGSYGICQGCARTIPVERLEILPYTPFCVPCQRNAV; the protein is encoded by the coding sequence ATGTCACTCGATACGCCCCAAACCGAAACCCGCCCTGAACGGCTGACGGCGCACGAGGCCCTCCAGCGCCTCGAACACGAACGGGCCTCCCGCCTCACCCAGCTGCGGGCCATCGACGAGGCCCGGGCTGACGCGGAGGAACAGGTGATGTCCACGCAGAAAGACACCATCCAGCGCGTCCTCGCCGAGGTCGAGGCCGCCTTCGCCCGCGTCCAGGACGGCAGCTACGGCATCTGCCAGGGCTGCGCCAGGACGATCCCGGTCGAACGCCTGGAAATCCTGCCCTACACCCCGTTCTGCGTCCCTTGCCAGCGCAACGCCGTCTGA
- a CDS encoding HAMP domain-containing sensor histidine kinase → MSLFWRIFALNAVVLGSATALLLWAPVTVSVPVVLTEAVILVGGLVVMLVANAALLRIGLAPLDRLTRLMTTVDLLRPGQRLPEGGRGETAELIRTFNAMLERLEHERASSSARALFAQEAERRRIAQELHDEVGQSMTAILLSLERAADDADEPLRGDLRQVQEITRGSLDEVRRLVRRLRPGVLEDLGLVSALTSLTSEFATHVGLRVVRRFETGLPALDHQTELVLYRVAQEALTNAARHAEAGQVEVSLRHTGEAVVLAVADDGRGTGVAREGAGMRGMRERALLIGATLDVTSQPQAGTTVRLTVPLRKQP, encoded by the coding sequence GTGTCCCTGTTCTGGCGGATCTTCGCGCTCAACGCGGTGGTACTGGGAAGCGCCACCGCGCTGCTGCTGTGGGCACCCGTGACCGTCTCCGTGCCAGTGGTCCTGACCGAGGCGGTCATCCTCGTGGGCGGCCTGGTCGTCATGCTGGTCGCCAACGCCGCTCTTCTGCGGATCGGCCTGGCCCCGCTCGACCGGCTCACCCGGCTGATGACCACCGTCGATCTGCTGCGCCCCGGGCAACGGCTGCCGGAAGGAGGACGCGGTGAGACCGCCGAACTGATCCGCACCTTCAACGCCATGCTCGAGCGCCTCGAACACGAACGGGCGTCCAGCAGTGCCCGCGCCCTGTTCGCGCAGGAAGCCGAGCGGCGCCGCATCGCCCAGGAACTGCACGACGAGGTGGGCCAGAGCATGACCGCGATCCTGCTGTCGCTGGAGCGGGCCGCCGACGACGCGGACGAGCCCCTGCGCGGTGACCTGCGGCAAGTACAGGAGATCACCCGGGGGAGCCTGGACGAGGTACGGCGTCTGGTGCGTCGGCTACGGCCGGGCGTACTGGAGGACCTCGGTCTGGTCAGCGCGTTGACCTCGCTGACCAGCGAGTTCGCCACCCACGTAGGGCTGCGGGTGGTGCGTCGTTTCGAGACCGGCCTGCCCGCGCTGGACCATCAGACGGAGCTGGTGCTGTACCGCGTCGCCCAGGAGGCCCTGACCAACGCGGCCCGTCATGCCGAGGCCGGCCAGGTCGAGGTGAGCCTGCGCCACACCGGCGAGGCGGTGGTGCTGGCCGTCGCCGACGACGGCCGCGGCACCGGGGTGGCCCGAGAAGGAGCGGGAATGCGCGGAATGCGCGAGCGGGCCCTGCTGATCGGGGCCACTCTGGATGTCACCTCCCAGCCGCAGGCCGGCACGACGGTCCGGCTCACCGTGCCCCTCAGGAAGCAGCCATGA
- a CDS encoding response regulator transcription factor yields the protein MTTPHTSVIRILLADDHALVRRGVRLILDREPDLEVVAEAGDGAQAIELARTHEVDLAVMDIAMPRMTGLQATRELLALKPGVRVLMLTMHDNEQYFFQALKAGASGYVLKSVADRDLVAACRAAMRDEPFLYPGAVTALIRNYLDRVRHGEEPPDQVLTPREEEVLKLVAEGHSSKEIAEMLFISIKTVHRHRENLLHKLGLRDRLELTRYAIRAGLIQA from the coding sequence ATGACCACGCCGCACACATCCGTGATCCGTATCCTCCTCGCCGACGATCATGCGTTGGTACGGCGCGGGGTGCGGCTCATCCTCGACCGGGAGCCGGACCTGGAGGTCGTCGCCGAGGCCGGGGACGGCGCGCAGGCCATCGAGCTGGCCCGCACCCATGAGGTCGACCTGGCGGTGATGGACATCGCCATGCCCCGGATGACCGGCCTGCAGGCCACCCGGGAACTTCTCGCCCTCAAGCCCGGCGTGCGGGTGCTGATGCTGACGATGCACGACAACGAGCAGTACTTCTTCCAGGCGCTCAAGGCCGGCGCCAGCGGATATGTGCTCAAGTCCGTGGCCGACCGCGACCTGGTGGCGGCATGCCGCGCCGCCATGCGCGACGAGCCCTTCCTCTACCCGGGTGCGGTCACCGCGCTCATCCGCAACTACCTCGACCGGGTCCGCCACGGTGAGGAGCCGCCCGATCAGGTGCTGACCCCGCGAGAGGAGGAGGTCCTCAAGCTCGTGGCCGAGGGGCACTCGTCCAAGGAGATCGCCGAGATGCTCTTCATCAGCATCAAGACCGTCCACCGGCATCGGGAGAACCTGCTGCACAAGCTCGGCCTGCGTGACCGGCTGGAACTCACCCGCTACGCGATCCGCGCGGGCCTCATCCAAGCCTGA
- a CDS encoding TraR/DksA family transcriptional regulator — MVNDQIIDDRDTNLSIEDFAALRENLHEQRLFRQEQLHQLSTAATSRADAFRDRQAASQIEVRVKLAASARMVLADVEAALTRMDQGRYGTCHLCRSPIARERLLIVPQARYCARCQQVKEADR, encoded by the coding sequence TTGGTGAACGACCAGATCATCGACGACCGCGACACCAACCTGTCGATCGAGGACTTCGCCGCACTGCGCGAGAACCTGCACGAGCAGCGCCTGTTCCGCCAGGAGCAGCTGCACCAGCTCTCCACCGCCGCCACTTCCCGCGCCGACGCGTTCCGCGACCGGCAGGCCGCCTCCCAGATCGAGGTCCGCGTCAAACTCGCCGCCTCCGCCCGCATGGTTCTGGCCGACGTCGAAGCGGCCCTCACGCGGATGGACCAGGGCCGCTACGGCACCTGCCACCTGTGCCGCAGCCCCATCGCCCGCGAGCGACTGCTGATCGTGCCACAGGCCCGCTACTGCGCCCGCTGCCAACAGGTCAAGGAGGCCGACCGGTGA